The Paenibacillus yonginensis genome segment ATCCAAAAGGTATCCCAAGGCAAGCTGAATTTCTCACTTAATGAAAAAGGCGCATTCGGAGAACTAAACAAACAATTCAACAGCATGGTCAATCATGTCAGATCCGTTATTCAAGGCATTCAGGAAACGGCAGTCAGCTCTTCCGAGGTTTCCAAACACCTCTTTACGATTACGGAACGAAATAAAGAAGGCGTAGAAGTCATCACAGCTGAAGTGGCGGTTATGAATGACAGTGCGGGTACCCAGGTGGTATCGACGGCCAATGCCGGAGCTTCCATGCAGCAGATTTCCGCTTCCCTGCAGACGATCGCCAGCAATGCGAGCCATGTCTCCAGCGCTTCCCAGGAGATGCAAAGCAAATCCGAAGAAGGAAATATGGCGATGCAGAGCATCGCGACCCAAATCAGCCAGATCAGCGAAACCTCTTCCGTAACCTATGAAACGATGAAGGTGCTTGAGTCGAAATCCGAAGAAATCGGGTCTATTCTGAATCTGATCAAAAATATTACCGAACAGACCAATCTGCTTGCGCTGAATGCAAGTATTGAAGCAGCGCGTGCAGGGGAGAACGGCCGCGGTTTCTCCGTCGTTGCCGGTGAAGTTCGCAAGCTGGCCGAGCAGTCCAAAGAGGCAACCGACCGCGTTGGCGCCCTGGTTGAAGAAATTCAGCAGGAGACCGGTAAAGCGGTAACTTTTGTCTCCCGCAGCACGGAGGAAATTAAAATGGGTCTGGCGCTGGCAGCTGAAACCGAGCTGAAATTTGAAGAAATCATGCACGCCACCCAGCAGGTAGCCGATCAAGTCATTGATATTTCCAGCTCTACCGAACAGATTTCGGCTGGAACGCAGGAGGTTACGGCTATGGTGGCCGAGCTGTCCGAGATTTCCACGCGCACTTCAAGCAATGCTCAAAGCATTATGAATACCGTATCCGAACAGGAGAAATCTTTTGAAGAGCTTCACGATTATGCGACCGAGCTTTCAGAAGTAGCTGAGCAGCTGAGCCAGCTGGTAGGCAAATTCGAAACCAAATAATGCGAATCGTAATCAATCGAATTAGAGATAGAAACGTGAACCTTATATAAAACCTAACAGACACCAAAACTGGAGCCGGATTAACCCGCTTTGTTTTGGTGTTTGGTTCCTAAGGAGAAGGAGAGACAAGATGGTACTGGAACAACTGATGGAGAGGAAGCAGCGGGCTTCCCGGCCTTTAACAGAAGAACAGCTTCACAACGAGACCCTCGCCAGCCTGTTTAGTAGAGCGGCCTCTCAACACCTGGACAAGATCGCCATTTCCTATGGTTCAAGGGAGATCACCTATCAGCAGCTTAAACAATTAAGCGGACAGGTCGCCAACGCTCTGGTGCAATCCGGCCTGAAAAAAGGGGATTTTGTCGGTCTTTATATGGAACGCAGTCCGGAGACGGTCATTTCGCTGTTAGGCGTTCTGCGCGCCGGCGGGGTATATGTGCCCATTGATCCTGAACATCCGATCGAAAGGGTTCGTTACATCGTCGAGGATTGCAGCAGCAGATTTATTATCTATAAGGAACGTTATCAAGAGAGTGCGGCTAATTTGGCGGGAGACGGCGGAGAGACCAAGCTGCTGTGCCTGGAATCCGTGTTGGCCCAGTTTCCGGCGGAATTCATCAATGTCCCGCTGCAGCCGGATGATCTGGCTTACGTGATTTATACTTCGGGTTCTACCGGCAAACCGAAAGGGACTTTGATTGCGCATCGCGGGGTTGTTAACCTATATGATTCGATGACCCGCTCCCTTCAGCTGTCTTCCGAGGACGTAGTGACCCAGTTCTCGACGTTCAGCTTTGATGCGTCTGTGGTCGATACCTTTGAGGCGCTGCTGAACGGCGCGCATCTCGCTCTGCTGACCAAAGAAGAACAGCTGACGCCGGAGCTGCTCGTTGACTTGCTGGAGCGCCGCGGTGTAACCCACATCGGTTGTCTGCCAACCTCCGTATTCAACCGAATTGCAGAGACGACAACTCCGGAGATGAAGAAGAAATGGAAGACCGTTAAGACGGTGCTGGTAGCAGGTGAAGCTCTGCTGTCCGAGCATGTCCGCAAGTTCCAAAGTAAATTTGGCACGGAAATTACCATTATTAACGGCTACGGTCCAACGGAGTGTACGGTGCTTACGACGATATACAAGGTTACAGAGCCTTGGGAAAGCACGGCGAATACCGTCCCGATCGGGTATCCGCTGGATAACTACGAGTTATATGTCGTGAAGGAAGACGGCCAGCTTGCCGAGGACGGGGAAGAGGGCGAGCTTTACATCGCTACCCCGGGTTTATCCAAAGGTTATCTGAACCTGCCTGAGAAGACAAAGGAAGTGTTCATCACGAACCCATTCCGCACGGATAAATCCTCTATGCTGTACAAGTCCGGGGATATTGTCAGAAGACTGCCGGACGGCAGCATTGAATTTCAGCACCGCAAAGACGGCCAGCTGAAGCTGCGCGGCTTCCGAATTGAAATCGGCGAAATCGAAAACGCGCTTTCCAAACATCCGCATATTCTGGATGGTGCGGTTGTGGCGGTTGTGGAGCAAAGCGTGGTTAAACATTTATCCTGCTTCTATACCGAGAAGGCGCCCGTGTCCGTCAAAGCTTTAAAGGAACACCTGAAAAATTATGTGCCGCAGTACATGATCCCTGCTTATTTCTACCGTCTGCCGGAAATTCCGTTGTCCCCGACGGGCAAAGTGGACCGCAAGCAGCTGCTTGCGCTGGATCATCCGGAAGCGGCCGAAAGGACGGAACCTTTTGAAGCGCCGGTTGGCGAACTGGAGACGATGCTGGCTTCCTTGTGGGCTGAAATTCTGCAGCTGCCGAAGGTGGGGCGGAACGTCAGCTTCTTTGATATCGGCGGCGACTCGCTGGCGGTTATGGCTGTCCTGTCACACCTCAAGCTGGACTATTTGAGCCTGCGGATGAATGATCTGTACGAGCATACGACGGTTGAGGCTTTGGCCGCTTATATTTCTACGCTGAGCAGCGACGAGGAAGAAGCGGAGGAGTTGATCAGCGAATACAAGGATCTCGCGGAACTGCCTGTATTGCCTAAAGTACAGCTGCTGAATCGGGACGGTCTCGGCTCGGATATTCTGCTGACGGGAGCGACGGGTTATCTGGGCTCGCATTTGCTGTACGAGCTGCTGACGGCTACTGAAGCCCGCATTCATGTGCTGGTTCGTCCTAAAGCCGGCGAAACTGCACGGAGCAGAATTCAAAAGACGCTGGATTCCTATTTTGGCCGCCGTGTATTTGCGGAGCACCAAAGCCGGATTTTGGTGCTGGAGGGCGACCTGGTTCAGGAGAACCTTGGACTTTCGGGCCCAGACCGCGCCCTGATCGCCTCCAAGATCACCTCCATTATTCATGCGGGGGCGGACGTCAGACATTTTGGCAAATCGGAAGAATTCCAGGCTACGAACGTAACCGGGACAGAATCGCTGATGGATTTTGTCTATGAGAATCCTGAGATTCGTTTCCATTACATTTCGACGATCGGCATTCCGGAGGACATGGCGGCAGCCGGCTTATGGGAGGCTGCCTGCGCAAGTCCGGAGCAGTTCTACAGCGTGAAGCTGGAAAGCGTCTATACGCACAGCAAGCTGCTTGCCGAGAAAGTGGTTGCAGATGCGATTCAGCGTGGTTTGCCCTGCTCGATCTACCGGGCCGGCAACCTGTCCTGCCATAGTGAAACCGGGCATTTCCAGACCAACATCAACGAAAATTTCTTCTACCGGATGATAAAAGCGTTCCTGCTGCTGGGCAAAGCCCCTGCGGTTCAGACACACATTGATATCACGCCGGTCGA includes the following:
- a CDS encoding non-ribosomal peptide synthetase, coding for MVLEQLMERKQRASRPLTEEQLHNETLASLFSRAASQHLDKIAISYGSREITYQQLKQLSGQVANALVQSGLKKGDFVGLYMERSPETVISLLGVLRAGGVYVPIDPEHPIERVRYIVEDCSSRFIIYKERYQESAANLAGDGGETKLLCLESVLAQFPAEFINVPLQPDDLAYVIYTSGSTGKPKGTLIAHRGVVNLYDSMTRSLQLSSEDVVTQFSTFSFDASVVDTFEALLNGAHLALLTKEEQLTPELLVDLLERRGVTHIGCLPTSVFNRIAETTTPEMKKKWKTVKTVLVAGEALLSEHVRKFQSKFGTEITIINGYGPTECTVLTTIYKVTEPWESTANTVPIGYPLDNYELYVVKEDGQLAEDGEEGELYIATPGLSKGYLNLPEKTKEVFITNPFRTDKSSMLYKSGDIVRRLPDGSIEFQHRKDGQLKLRGFRIEIGEIENALSKHPHILDGAVVAVVEQSVVKHLSCFYTEKAPVSVKALKEHLKNYVPQYMIPAYFYRLPEIPLSPTGKVDRKQLLALDHPEAAERTEPFEAPVGELETMLASLWAEILQLPKVGRNVSFFDIGGDSLAVMAVLSHLKLDYLSLRMNDLYEHTTVEALAAYISTLSSDEEEAEELISEYKDLAELPVLPKVQLLNRDGLGSDILLTGATGYLGSHLLYELLTATEARIHVLVRPKAGETARSRIQKTLDSYFGRRVFAEHQSRILVLEGDLVQENLGLSGPDRALIASKITSIIHAGADVRHFGKSEEFQATNVTGTESLMDFVYENPEIRFHYISTIGIPEDMAAAGLWEAACASPEQFYSVKLESVYTHSKLLAEKVVADAIQRGLPCSIYRAGNLSCHSETGHFQTNINENFFYRMIKAFLLLGKAPAVQTHIDITPVDFASRFMVKLMLRPLLGEIYHICNPDQQRYERLIASLMELGYSIDLLPQKQFERWVLTEGRSISEEAVQLAVALLEGDGVRTTPYRYSSETSFRKSEGLQRTPALDELLRKLVDHAVKRGYFPEAQK
- a CDS encoding methyl-accepting chemotaxis protein, yielding MKGNKNYFSKNLWFSMLNILIIGILLIGVSEYLQTDILLKTLKSQTETVTTKWAKDFDHQDVAAALADTSWDTKAQKDLTAQFNKLSEYNPNVAQGYLFGTELKDGNQTSLIAFPDNVLDAFKQEGMKVGDFYEQPGPVADGIRKMLKTREKTFTSVYSDGFGTWMTILYPIADASGKIDSYFGVDVDASMIPDGRKTFLEETLVLLLIALIICGGLQYFVARKTLLPLNELVGGIQKVSQGKLNFSLNEKGAFGELNKQFNSMVNHVRSVIQGIQETAVSSSEVSKHLFTITERNKEGVEVITAEVAVMNDSAGTQVVSTANAGASMQQISASLQTIASNASHVSSASQEMQSKSEEGNMAMQSIATQISQISETSSVTYETMKVLESKSEEIGSILNLIKNITEQTNLLALNASIEAARAGENGRGFSVVAGEVRKLAEQSKEATDRVGALVEEIQQETGKAVTFVSRSTEEIKMGLALAAETELKFEEIMHATQQVADQVIDISSSTEQISAGTQEVTAMVAELSEISTRTSSNAQSIMNTVSEQEKSFEELHDYATELSEVAEQLSQLVGKFETK